Within Haematobia irritans isolate KBUSLIRL chromosome 2, ASM5000362v1, whole genome shotgun sequence, the genomic segment ATCAGGGAGCTAATCATAGCATTCGATAACGAacatttttgatcgaaatcaaaattttcgggatcacGAGGGTCGACATTTTGGATGGAAGTTATGGAAGAACTCGAAAAATAATTTACGTTAACCATAACAAGACGTACAAATGGAATACATCGTTTACTCCAATATAGTAACGAGTTAAAACAATGTTTCTTACTGTTAAGGTATGCATAAAAGCCTAAGGAGAAGTAAATactctctaaaatttttaaaaacgagACATTTTCAATTATTCTCATACTATATCAGCAAAACTTTTTAGGAAATCATACATAAACACTGGAGACAACGATTAACGAGTAATCGGTCGTGACTGTTGGATTTAATCGTTATTAAAAAAAGTATTCAATTATCAGAACGACCACAAATAACAGCCGAGTACAGATCATAGCTCTACATAAATATGATAACCAAATCCggttatttgtaaaaaaaaaatattgctctTTATGTAATATTAATAGTATTTGCTAAAAATCttaatatttattcaaaaacaATTACTTGTATAGTATAAAATTACTAATACATAAATACAAAACTAACCATAACGTTTATAAAATAGTATGTAATATTATAACTATTTCTTTTTTCGATCCTGCGTGCATTTTGGACAAAACCATTTGCCTTTGGGTTTTGTGGTAAGGCCTACACATGCAAAGTGGAACCATTCAATCGGACACTGAAATAAAACGTACGTGTTCAATATACACTCAATAGTCAAGTTATCATAGTCAACACATATGTTTGAATATGCATGAGAGTCGTCATATTTAGAATAACAACTTACGTCTGGATTGTCACATCCTATCATTTCTCCATATGAAACCTGATGACATAAACAGTATGTTGGTTCATTTGGATCCACTGGCATATCCAATACATCACTAGGATGTGTTGCCGATGTAAGACATGATTCCTTTTCAGAGTCATccaaatcaatatttttctgctttatgataaaaataaaaaaatatttttacaattaatttttttaatataaattattgcTAAAATTTACGATTATATGAGCATGCATTATGAAATGGCGagtggtgaaaaaaaaaaattaatcggtTAGATACGATGAGCACAGGATTACGCTGATAACTAGGTTCCATTATCTGCGAATGCCAGAAACAGATTCCAAAACTGTTTATGGCAAAACATTTCAAAGTAAATATGATAGTAATCCTCTATAAAGCATTTATTATTGAAGTGGTATCCCCGTTATTGAATACTCATTAAATGCCCTTCGTGTTATGATATGAGAATAAACTTATTGGACCGAAATCTTTGCacccaaaatagaaaattttcctggaTATGCGATGATGTATGCATTTCCGAAAAAGATTATTTCTGGTAGCCACAGTTTACATTGTTGCCTAAGTAATTCCGACaaagtggccatatcttcttgagGATAAGAAATTCATTTTCTCaatacatattttatattttagtaaAGGTATTGTCCAATTACACCGAAAAATGTGCCTCAATTTGCTATGTTCGAGATTTGCCtcttttcaattttgaaaacattctttttatttctttcaaactTAATTTTGAATCGAAAAGTTTCACCTCTTATCATTGTCGTACTTACAAACAGATACATACTATAtatacaaattcaaattttaaaataaaaattataaatgaacatTTATGAATGAGATGAATTACCTTTTGACCCCCCTTGCGTGTTTCTTTTTCTTGATTTACCTTCTGCTTTTTCTTTTTACCACCTTGACCACCAGTTGATGAGGCCGCAATAGTCGAGTTATTGTTGGCCTCATCATCCGAAGAAGTAACCTTTTTCTTTTTGCCGGTCGCCTTTGCATCTTTAGTTTTCTTTCTGCCCTCTGAAATAATTATATTCATTATTGGGGAATATGTTGTACATGCACCCTCAATAACTTACTTTTAACTTGTGCCTCTTCAGATTTACCACGCGTTGATGAAGccttttcttgaatttctccTTCAAATCTGGCCAAATCATTGTCTAATCGCCGGATTTGCTTATCCACCAACTCATATGTTTGTATGGCCAATTGGACCTTGTCATCGCTGTATTCTTTTGCCTTTATAAATAACTGTTGTATGTCGGCAAGGCGTTCTTTGCGCTCCTCTTCCGTCATTTGTGAAGAACTATCAGCTAATTTGCGCATAAACTCCTTTGCATGGCTGTCTATACTTTTCATTGCCGTTTGTGCCCTATCGTCCAATTTTCGCATAAGCTTAAAATTCCTTTCTAACTCAGTGGGTAAGGACTCTAATCCTATATTGGATAATACTTCAATTGGTAACAATTGgtaattttatgttttgtattcattgggttgtgatatttttgtaattaaaaacaattggtgATGAAGGATGTTTTGGTAGAGGTTGTTGGTAATGATGGATGATGATGTGTTTTGATGtttttttagaaagaaaattcaatttcaatatgGTTGTATAGGACAACAAAGTGTTTTTGTGAAATAAGTTTCAATGATTTTCTTTTGTCTGTACTTACCATCCaaataattttccaaatataTGGCCGATGACATTTTGCACACGATTTTTTAGTAATTCTAAAGATTAAAGCAGTTTCTTATTATAAATTTAGGAAGCGATATGTAGCGGGTATGTGTTTTTTCATTTTCTGTTTCTACTCATCCTTCTTCTTCAACATTTTCTCATTCTATAGGTGGCGTTTTTACACAACAGCCTCTACATTACCACAAACACAATCAAGACGGAATGCAAAAAGCGAACTCCATTCTATATGGGCTTATGTACTTTGGTGTGTAAACATAACCATAGCGGAATATGATACAGTGTTGCAatcttttatcaattttttaactcACAACTACGCTATTTTGTTGTGTGGTCGCgtggaaattgttttatcttgaaataactcaacaaataacaagtcATTACGTGTGCAAATATAACCATAGTGATAGTCGAACACTTATTATGTGCATTTCTTATGAAAAGTCCAAAATCCATGActctgatttaaatcaatttaaaagatCACTGTTTTTTCGTTTAGAGGCATTGTCGTTGCAACACTGTCGTTTAGAGCCATTGTGGTTGCAACACTGTTTAGTTGCAACACTGAATAGTTGTAGCAGAGCTTCCCAATTTGCTTTGTGCCCTCaaaactttccaaatggaa encodes:
- the Ing5 gene encoding inhibitor of growth protein 5 isoform X6, producing MSSAIYLENYLDVLSNIGLESLPTELERNFKLMRKLDDRAQTAMKSIDSHAKEFMRKLADSSSQMTEEERKERLADIQQLFIKAKEYSDDKVQLAIQTYELVDKQIRRLDNDLARFEGEIQEKASSTRGKSEEAQVKKGRKKTKDAKATGKKKKVTSSDDEANNNSTIAASSTGGQGGKKKKQKKNIDLDDSEKESCLTSATHPSDVLDMPVDPNEPTYCLCHQVSYGEMIGCDNPDCPIEWFHFACVGLTTKPKGKWFCPKCTQDRKKK
- the Ing5 gene encoding inhibitor of growth protein 5 isoform X5, whose translation is MSSAIYLENYLDVLSNIGLESLPTELERNFKLMRKLDDRAQTAMKSIDSHAKEFMRKLADSSSQMTEEERKERLADIQQLFIKAKEYSDDKVQLAIQTYELVDKQIRRLDNDLARFEGEIQEKASSTRGKSEEAQVKKGRKKTKDAKATGKKKKVTSSDDEANNNSTIAASSTGGQGGKKKKQKQKNIDLDDSEKESCLTSATHPSDVLDMPVDPNEPTYCLCHQVSYGEMIGCDNPDCPIEWFHFACVGLTTKPKGKWFCPKCTQDRKKK
- the Ing5 gene encoding inhibitor of growth protein 5 isoform X7; amino-acid sequence: MSSAIYLENYLDGLESLPTELERNFKLMRKLDDRAQTAMKSIDSHAKEFMRKLADSSSQMTEEERKERLADIQQLFIKAKEYSDDKVQLAIQTYELVDKQIRRLDNDLARFEGEIQEKASSTRGKSEEAQVKKGRKKTKDAKATGKKKKVTSSDDEANNNSTIAASSTGGQGGKKKKQKKNIDLDDSEKESCLTSATHPSDVLDMPVDPNEPTYCLCHQVSYGEMIGCDNPDCPIEWFHFACVGLTTKPKGKWFCPKCTQDRKKK
- the Ing5 gene encoding inhibitor of growth protein 5 isoform X2 → MSSAIYLENYLDVLSNIGLESLPTELERNFKLMRKLDDRAQTAMKSIDSHAKEFMRKLADSSSQMTEEERKERLADIQQLFIKAKEYSDDKVQLAIQTYELVDKQIRRLDNDLARFEGEIQEKASSTRGKSEEAQVKKGRKKTKDAKATGKKKKVTSSDDEANNNSTIAASSTGGQGGKKKKQKVNQEKETRKGGQKKNIDLDDSEKESCLTSATHPSDVLDMPVDPNEPTYCLCHQVSYGEMIGCDNPDCPIEWFHFACVGLTTKPKGKWFCPKCTQDRKKK
- the Ing5 gene encoding inhibitor of growth protein 5 isoform X1, which produces MSSAIYLENYLDVLSNIGLESLPTELERNFKLMRKLDDRAQTAMKSIDSHAKEFMRKLADSSSQMTEEERKERLADIQQLFIKAKEYSDDKVQLAIQTYELVDKQIRRLDNDLARFEGEIQEKASSTRGKSEEAQVKKGRKKTKDAKATGKKKKVTSSDDEANNNSTIAASSTGGQGGKKKKQKVNQEKETRKGGQKQKNIDLDDSEKESCLTSATHPSDVLDMPVDPNEPTYCLCHQVSYGEMIGCDNPDCPIEWFHFACVGLTTKPKGKWFCPKCTQDRKKK
- the Ing5 gene encoding inhibitor of growth protein 5 isoform X4, producing the protein MSSAIYLENYLDGLESLPTELERNFKLMRKLDDRAQTAMKSIDSHAKEFMRKLADSSSQMTEEERKERLADIQQLFIKAKEYSDDKVQLAIQTYELVDKQIRRLDNDLARFEGEIQEKASSTRGKSEEAQVKKGRKKTKDAKATGKKKKVTSSDDEANNNSTIAASSTGGQGGKKKKQKVNQEKETRKGGQKKNIDLDDSEKESCLTSATHPSDVLDMPVDPNEPTYCLCHQVSYGEMIGCDNPDCPIEWFHFACVGLTTKPKGKWFCPKCTQDRKKK
- the Ing5 gene encoding inhibitor of growth protein 5 isoform X3 — its product is MSSAIYLENYLDGLESLPTELERNFKLMRKLDDRAQTAMKSIDSHAKEFMRKLADSSSQMTEEERKERLADIQQLFIKAKEYSDDKVQLAIQTYELVDKQIRRLDNDLARFEGEIQEKASSTRGKSEEAQVKKGRKKTKDAKATGKKKKVTSSDDEANNNSTIAASSTGGQGGKKKKQKVNQEKETRKGGQKQKNIDLDDSEKESCLTSATHPSDVLDMPVDPNEPTYCLCHQVSYGEMIGCDNPDCPIEWFHFACVGLTTKPKGKWFCPKCTQDRKKK